The Euphorbia lathyris chromosome 8, ddEupLath1.1, whole genome shotgun sequence genome has a window encoding:
- the LOC136202101 gene encoding multiprotein-bridging factor 1c translates to MPSRSTGVMSQDWEPVVLRKSKPKAHDLRDPKVVNQALRSGVAIQTIKKSDGGSNKKAAAPVVNARKLDEGTEPVSFDRVSTEVRHAIQKARLEKKMSQSELAKLINEQPKVVQEYENGKAVPNQAVLAKMEKVLGVKLRGKVGGGK, encoded by the coding sequence ATGCCTAGCAGATCAACAGGTGTGATGTCGCAAGATTGGGAGCCCGTCGTGCTGCGCAAGTCGAAACCCAAGGCTCACGACCTCCGCGATCCGAAGGTGGTGAATCAGGCTCTCAGATCAGGCGTCGCAATCCAAACCATTAAGAAATCCGATGGCGGATCCAACAAGAAAGCAGCAGCTCCGGTGGTGAACGCGAGGAAATTAGACGAGGGGACGGAACCGGTGTCTTTTGACAGAGTGTCGACGGAGGTACGGCATGCGATTCAAAAGGCACGGTTGGAGAAGAAGATGAGCCAATCGGAGCTGGCTAAGTTGATTAACGAGCAGCCTAAGGTTGTTCAGGAGTATGAGAACGGAAAAGCGGTCCCTAATCAGGCCGTTCTGGCGAAGATGGAGAAAGTACTCGGCGTGAAACTCAGGGGAAAGGTTGGTGGTGGCAagtaa